The following are encoded together in the Deinococcus soli (ex Cha et al. 2016) genome:
- a CDS encoding Dps family protein produces MTKKSKAAPKKADTKATSDGKAPTGKASGAAKADAAHLSTTNNALVDHAYLSEAEFGTVAETLQRNLATTISLYLKFKKYHWDIRGRFFRDLHLAYDEFIEEIFPGIDEQAERLVALGGSPIAAPSDIERFSTVKVPTETVRDARTQVADLVADLTRVGKGFRDDSQTVDDANDPATADMYNGYAATIDKIRWMLQAIMDDDRMN; encoded by the coding sequence ATGACCAAGAAGAGCAAGGCCGCCCCGAAGAAAGCCGACACCAAGGCCACGAGTGACGGCAAGGCCCCGACCGGCAAGGCCAGCGGCGCGGCGAAGGCCGACGCGGCGCACCTGAGCACCACGAACAACGCGCTCGTGGACCACGCCTACCTCTCCGAAGCCGAGTTCGGGACGGTCGCGGAGACGCTGCAGCGCAACCTCGCCACGACGATCAGCCTGTACCTGAAGTTCAAGAAGTACCACTGGGACATCCGTGGCCGCTTCTTCCGCGACCTGCACCTCGCGTACGACGAGTTCATCGAGGAGATCTTCCCCGGCATCGACGAGCAGGCCGAGCGTCTGGTCGCGCTGGGCGGCAGCCCCATCGCCGCGCCCAGCGACATCGAACGCTTCAGCACCGTGAAGGTCCCCACCGAGACCGTCCGTGACGCGCGCACGCAGGTGGCGGATCTGGTGGCAGACCTGACCCGCGTCGGCAAGGGCTTCCGGGACGACAGTCAGACGGTGGACGACGCGAACGACCCCGCGACCGCCGACATGTACAACGGGTACGCGGCGACCATCGACAAGATCCGCTGGATGCTCCAGGCGATCATGGACGACGACCGGATGAACTGA
- a CDS encoding DUF4385 domain-containing protein: MPKFDYSLNYAELDLRAHPELYRVGVGEQGVLLVQPYKSEILPHWRFATPEVARESSEAIYGMFLAYLGAGDFVGADMARKFLQMGFTRARRYANHRGGKKYEGPVPEGKKGQSGAHGRAERPRDPEDPVKAESARIFKAKWEAAEANVEYARLKRAHKARFG, encoded by the coding sequence GTGCCAAAGTTCGATTACTCCCTGAATTACGCGGAACTGGACCTGCGGGCGCATCCGGAGCTGTACCGGGTGGGCGTGGGGGAGCAGGGCGTGCTGCTGGTGCAGCCGTACAAGTCCGAAATCCTGCCGCACTGGCGGTTTGCGACGCCGGAGGTGGCCCGCGAGAGCAGCGAAGCGATCTACGGGATGTTCCTGGCCTATCTGGGGGCGGGGGATTTCGTGGGGGCGGACATGGCCCGGAAGTTCCTGCAGATGGGGTTCACGCGCGCGCGGCGGTACGCGAATCACCGGGGCGGGAAGAAGTACGAGGGGCCGGTCCCGGAGGGCAAGAAGGGCCAGAGTGGCGCGCATGGCCGCGCCGAGCGGCCCCGTGATCCGGAGGACCCGGTGAAGGCCGAGTCCGCCCGGATCTTCAAGGCGAAGTGGGAGGCGGCGGAGGCGAACGTGGAGTACGCCCGCCTGAAGCGGGCGCACAAGGCGCGCTTCGGGTAG
- the mobA gene encoding molybdenum cofactor guanylyltransferase codes for MTREPWADVTGVVTAGGRSSRFGSDKALVTWQGRTLLDRACTPLDHAATRLIIAPEGRYQMPGWRVTPDTRPGEGPLAALEAALHAAPDGWVAFTGVDLPCLTRDYWDTLLAARAPGVLGVQALDGLRRPQPLAALYHTSLRAHVTDLLDMGERRLRFAVLAGQVRHVPGLDPALLRNVNTPADLPGTR; via the coding sequence ATGACCCGGGAGCCCTGGGCCGACGTGACCGGCGTCGTCACCGCCGGGGGCCGCTCCAGCCGCTTCGGGAGCGACAAGGCCCTCGTGACCTGGCAGGGCCGCACGCTGCTGGACCGCGCCTGCACGCCGCTGGACCACGCCGCCACGCGCCTGATCATCGCGCCCGAGGGCCGGTACCAGATGCCCGGCTGGCGCGTCACGCCCGACACCCGCCCCGGCGAGGGCCCCCTGGCCGCCCTGGAGGCCGCGCTGCACGCTGCGCCGGACGGCTGGGTGGCCTTCACCGGCGTGGACCTGCCCTGCCTGACCCGCGACTACTGGGATACGCTGCTCGCTGCCCGCGCGCCCGGCGTGCTCGGCGTGCAGGCCCTCGACGGGTTGAGGCGCCCCCAGCCGCTCGCCGCGCTGTACCACACCAGCCTGCGCGCCCACGTCACCGACCTGCTCGACATGGGCGAACGCCGCCTGCGCTTCGCCGTTCTGGCCGGGCAGGTCCGCCACGTGCCCGGCCTGGACCCGGCCCTGCTGCGCAACGTGAACACGCCTGCCGACCTGCCCGGCACCCGCTGA
- a CDS encoding MFS transporter, with product MWGGFFAVIPLVTVHFSGPTAGGGLGWSAASVGLVLGLRQLTQQGLTVFGGAWSDRLGPKPLILAGCLLRTAGFAWMGFADSLGVLLAAAVLAGVGGGLFDAPKSAAITQVTREEHRTRMFSLTSLSGNAGMVTGPLIGAALLGLGFRSAALAAASVYLLAALVLAVTLPHLRPQRGAGRSLDGLRVAALDTRFRRFTLVLIGYFILSTQINVAVTLKAIALAGTGATGPLYGLSAGMAVVLQYPLLRAVERYLPTRTALVVAVALVGLSLGLMSVATTFPALLACVALYSLGTMTVYPTQQTLTARFAPPALIGSYFGFSAISLGVGGAVGSVLGGALVDTGAQLGFPALPWVTLAAIGVFTALGLRWALRGLDEAPTDAA from the coding sequence ATGTGGGGCGGGTTCTTCGCGGTGATCCCGCTGGTCACCGTGCACTTCAGCGGGCCTACGGCGGGCGGCGGGCTGGGCTGGAGCGCCGCGAGCGTGGGGCTGGTGCTGGGCCTGCGGCAGCTGACGCAGCAGGGCCTGACGGTGTTCGGCGGGGCGTGGTCGGACCGGCTGGGGCCGAAACCGCTGATCCTGGCGGGGTGCCTGCTGCGCACGGCGGGCTTCGCGTGGATGGGCTTCGCGGACTCGCTGGGCGTGCTGCTCGCGGCGGCGGTGCTGGCCGGGGTGGGCGGCGGGCTGTTCGATGCGCCCAAGAGTGCGGCCATCACGCAGGTCACGCGTGAGGAGCACCGTACGCGGATGTTCAGCCTGACCAGCCTGTCCGGGAACGCGGGAATGGTGACCGGCCCGCTGATCGGCGCGGCGCTGCTGGGCCTGGGGTTCCGGTCGGCGGCGCTGGCGGCGGCCAGCGTGTACCTCTTAGCGGCGCTGGTGCTGGCGGTGACGCTCCCGCACCTGCGCCCCCAGCGAGGCGCGGGCCGCAGCCTGGACGGGCTGCGGGTGGCGGCGCTCGATACGCGCTTCCGGCGCTTCACGCTGGTCCTGATCGGGTACTTCATCCTGAGCACGCAGATCAACGTGGCGGTCACCCTGAAGGCCATCGCGCTGGCCGGGACCGGCGCGACCGGCCCGCTGTACGGCCTGTCCGCCGGGATGGCCGTGGTGCTCCAGTACCCGCTGCTGCGCGCCGTGGAACGCTACCTGCCGACCCGCACGGCGCTGGTGGTGGCGGTGGCTCTGGTGGGCCTGAGCCTGGGCCTGATGAGCGTCGCGACCACCTTCCCGGCGCTGCTGGCGTGCGTGGCGCTGTACTCGCTGGGCACCATGACCGTGTACCCCACCCAGCAGACCCTGACCGCCCGCTTCGCGCCGCCCGCCCTGATCGGCAGTTACTTCGGCTTTTCCGCCATCAGCCTGGGCGTGGGCGGCGCGGTGGGCAGCGTCCTGGGCGGCGCGCTGGTGGACACGGGCGCGCAGCTGGGCTTCCCGGCGCTGCCGTGGGTCACCCTGGCAGCCATCGGCGTCTTCACGGCCCTGGGCCTACGCTGGGCGTTGCGCGGCCTGGACGAGGCTCCCACTGACGCAGCCTGA
- a CDS encoding MBL fold metallo-hydrolase translates to MSSLSPLGPGVHFLPGAVNSLVLEDGRGGALLVDTGLDDGHARKLLRGLTELNLTPTGILNTHSHADHHGGNAFILKRFPELKVFAPPLEDAIITHPILEPIGLFGARPPRELQSKFLLAPPSPARLAPEPGVARIGGVSLELIEVAGHASLMYAVRVGGVLYAADALFGPEALAKHPLVFCQDSALQKEAAARLSALEGVEVTLPGHGDPAKDLPGLVAANLSALERVTDAVRAAVHLGEAGVDDLLARVCDGLGVTMSNAGAVVLNRAVVSAHLTELLERGEVGLRVTGNRLVFFPEA, encoded by the coding sequence ATGAGCAGCCTCTCTCCTCTGGGCCCCGGTGTGCATTTTCTGCCGGGTGCGGTGAATTCGCTGGTGCTGGAGGACGGGCGGGGCGGGGCGCTGCTGGTGGATACCGGGCTGGACGACGGGCACGCCCGGAAACTGCTGCGCGGCCTGACCGAGCTGAACCTGACGCCGACTGGGATCCTGAACACGCACAGTCACGCGGACCATCACGGGGGGAACGCGTTCATTCTGAAACGGTTCCCGGAGCTGAAGGTGTTCGCGCCGCCGCTGGAGGACGCGATCATCACGCACCCGATCCTCGAACCCATCGGGCTGTTCGGGGCGCGCCCGCCGCGGGAGTTGCAGTCGAAGTTCCTGCTGGCGCCGCCCAGTCCGGCGCGGCTGGCGCCGGAGCCGGGTGTAGCGCGGATCGGCGGGGTGAGCCTGGAGTTGATCGAGGTGGCGGGGCACGCGAGCCTGATGTACGCGGTGCGGGTGGGCGGCGTGCTGTACGCGGCAGACGCGCTGTTCGGGCCGGAGGCACTGGCGAAGCATCCGCTGGTGTTCTGCCAGGATTCGGCGCTTCAGAAGGAGGCGGCGGCTCGGCTGAGTGCGCTGGAGGGCGTGGAGGTGACCCTGCCGGGGCACGGTGACCCGGCGAAGGATCTGCCGGGGCTGGTTGCCGCGAACCTGTCGGCGCTGGAGCGCGTGACGGACGCGGTGCGCGCGGCGGTGCACTTGGGCGAGGCAGGCGTGGATGACCTGCTGGCCCGCGTGTGCGACGGGCTGGGCGTGACCATGTCGAACGCGGGCGCGGTGGTGCTGAACCGCGCGGTGGTGAGCGCCCACCTGACCGAACTGCTCGAACGGGGCGAGGTCGGGCTGCGGGTGACAGGGAACCGGCTGGTGTTCTTCCCGGAAGCGTAA
- a CDS encoding aldehyde dehydrogenase family protein, which translates to MTQTQPLPTDLQALFERQRAHRWTAAQSTPAQRQAILRRLHDAVRGRRVPLADALRADLGKSRAEAEVTELHPVLEEIQHAIRRLPRWMAARRVDTPVVLAGARSEIQPQARGVTLVLSPWNYPVNLALAPLIASLAAGNTVILKPSEKAPNVARALRELLEATFDPALVAVVEGDADAARFLTELPFDHIFFTGSTAVGKHVMRAASANLTSVTLELGGKSPALIDRSADLNLTAERLAWGKLLNAGQTCVAPDYALVPEAQRDALILRLDEVIARRYGDRAWLRAGPDYGRMVDATSVERLHNLTRQSVQMGARIVLGGEFSPAERFISPTVVADVTPDMPLMQEELFGPVLPVVTYRSLDDALNLIRRLDAPLALYLFSGDDAVTRRVQRETTSGGMVVNGTVVHLSNPHLPFGGVGPSGMGSYHGEHGFRAFSHERAVLTEPARSPVRFLYPPYGRPGPRLVAWALRLLERQSGPRE; encoded by the coding sequence ATGACGCAGACCCAGCCGCTCCCCACCGACCTCCAGGCGCTGTTCGAGCGTCAGCGTGCGCACCGCTGGACGGCCGCGCAGAGCACCCCGGCCCAGCGGCAGGCGATCCTGCGCCGCCTGCACGACGCGGTCAGGGGCCGCCGCGTGCCCCTGGCCGACGCCCTGCGCGCCGACCTGGGTAAGAGCCGCGCCGAGGCCGAGGTCACCGAACTGCACCCCGTCCTGGAGGAGATCCAGCACGCCATCCGCCGCCTGCCGCGCTGGATGGCCGCCCGGCGCGTGGACACCCCGGTCGTGCTGGCGGGCGCACGCAGCGAGATCCAGCCGCAGGCGCGCGGCGTCACGCTGGTCCTCAGCCCCTGGAACTACCCCGTGAACCTCGCCCTGGCGCCGCTGATCGCGAGCCTCGCGGCGGGGAACACCGTCATCCTGAAACCCAGCGAGAAGGCCCCCAACGTGGCCCGCGCGCTGCGCGAGCTGCTGGAGGCCACCTTCGACCCGGCGCTCGTGGCCGTCGTGGAGGGCGACGCGGACGCCGCCCGCTTCCTGACCGAACTGCCCTTCGACCACATCTTCTTCACGGGCAGCACCGCCGTCGGCAAGCACGTCATGCGCGCCGCGAGCGCCAACCTGACCAGCGTCACGCTGGAACTGGGCGGCAAGAGCCCCGCCCTGATCGACCGCAGCGCCGACCTGAACCTGACCGCCGAACGGCTCGCGTGGGGCAAACTGCTCAACGCCGGGCAGACCTGCGTCGCCCCCGACTACGCCCTGGTGCCCGAGGCGCAGCGCGACGCGCTGATCCTGCGCCTGGACGAGGTCATCGCCCGTCGCTACGGCGACCGCGCGTGGCTGCGCGCCGGACCCGACTACGGCCGCATGGTGGACGCCACCAGCGTCGAGCGGCTGCACAACCTGACCCGCCAGAGCGTGCAGATGGGCGCCCGGATCGTGCTGGGCGGCGAGTTCAGCCCCGCCGAGCGCTTCATCTCACCGACCGTCGTGGCGGACGTCACGCCCGACATGCCCCTGATGCAGGAGGAACTGTTCGGCCCGGTCCTCCCGGTCGTCACGTACCGCTCGCTGGACGACGCGCTGAACCTCATCCGCCGCCTGGACGCTCCCCTTGCGCTGTACCTGTTCAGCGGTGACGACGCCGTGACCCGCCGCGTGCAGCGCGAGACGACCAGCGGCGGCATGGTCGTGAACGGCACCGTCGTGCACCTCAGCAACCCGCACCTGCCCTTCGGCGGCGTCGGCCCCAGCGGCATGGGCAGCTACCACGGCGAGCACGGCTTCCGCGCCTTCAGCCACGAACGCGCCGTCCTGACCGAACCTGCCCGCAGCCCCGTGCGCTTCTTGTACCCCCCCTACGGCCGCCCCGGCCCACGGCTGGTCGCGTGGGCGCTGCGCCTCCTCGAACGCCAGAGCGGTCCGCGCGAATGA